ggaaaaatcagactcccggtcatggctaaagaagtcacgaagatcgtcgaattcgcggtagtggataacccggctatctataacgccataatgggaactccttggataaacgccatgaaggcagtcccgtccacttaccatctcagcgtcaagtttccaacaccgactggaacagcggtaatctggggaagccaaaaacagtcgcgactctgcttcctggccgaacataaattgcgcagcaatcggaacgccccagtagctaacccgaagcgaactaagaagcatctgagtatctccgagaactcagcaaagaacagctcggatttgtccgaacaggccacaactcaggatagcgggaaaatcctcgagtccatcgccgaaagaacggatgacctaactcccaacgcgaccaccgacttagctgaaacagtcaaggcgccggaaatcgtggagtaatagcaaccgcgatagaaacagaactacgagatggcttgatcctcgcaagaggtacgtaggcagctcgtcgcaacccgacgagttcagctatcccctcaccaaaaagggggggggggaagatggggacaaacatccttgtactcccgcaaaaatacttttcacatgtactctacattataaagtctttaattcaaatgcttactcaacgcataaacattacggaaaacgaaaatcatatctttgaggaacgcgagacgtcgttagttcccgaaaagtcttgattctccattctcctccaaacagtccatccgcgactctaaaaaactctatcaaacagtctgtccgcgactctaaagttcatttccgtcgattggccccgacggaaaaacatagaaacgtttcactcaatcaaattcgtagtctggcttctaacgaagtcctcttgcatccgacaaggataccatagcgcgctatacaaaaaatccaaattttggttagctcttcgtaaaggaagtagctcgactcgtatccaaacgaatcatataagccgataagcacttcgcagattctaaaacggtacgagtcaggtcgaaatcgcaaacaggcaaaacgaaagccgatttgtcatcgcacagcttcagtccgaaagtagacctaggtcttgccctaaacccggccttgctggtatctaagacatctcataggcataagtatccagaatacgagattccaaaatttgcctcttatcgcttacaaacctaacgttcgctacaaagtaacctacggatcaagcgacaaaaaaaagagattgaatacgaagtgactgcacgtattcaaaccctctacacttgacgaaagtataaatcaaaacgcagaattcataaaagcattcatagcagggattcaaaagccaccaacggccaatcccgagaaacacaaagtcacgcgacctcctaagggtcgcaacacatacatacaaacagccacacttggcctatcacaaattataatcgaatgcataacaatcggttagagatattccaaacgaggagtcgggctggtcgacctcttcacccccgtcgcctgcattcaaacccgcgcctacatccgccgtatcttccgagacttggataggattccacaactctcgaattctcccttcgatcggaggaacaaaggattcggcgttagcgcatattctcatcgagccatccatcgcggcaagttcgccggaaagagagaaaccctcacgctgcatcttgtgtagagtaccgaccgaaccacgacactcgcgaaaatcgcctacaaagtcctgagcctctttgtacgcttcgaattcggtagagaaaatttcggcccttcggttcagctcggcggcagctcttctccgcccgctcctttccgcacgaacgagggctcgagcctggacctcggcttgccggcgtttttgctcctccacctccaaccgatacttggcgaattccctttccgtttcctccgctttgaaacgggccagccgggcagtacggaaacttccatcgatcgatgcgttccacactctcacggcctgcaaagaagtcgaggtcaaataaaaagaaaaggggatttactcaagtttcgaaaacaaacctcgttgaccaagcgagcaccctccgcagtcaccttgtccctctcctcgttgtccaaagactcgtcacgggaaaacgccggagggagttcatcaaagaagtcacccgggggaggaacaccctgattctctgtagtgaagtcaggatcgtatctcggcagctcaccatttcccgacgaggcctcgaaagcaatccctttatccttccgagatctccgcctccgccttgaaggggcaaaaacgtaggatccatcattgacacaaggccgcgtaccgcctcgcgatcggtgaagcgcgaccgcccctcgaatccggtcaagagtaaaggagttccaggaacaaggcattgtcctaaaaatgtctctcttggtcgaaagatcggaaggaacatgcgcgagacacctgttctctgaacaaaaaaaaaaaaaaacacacgttcagtactcgcttttcggattctaagaaaggggatgcgacaatcttacctcgttggtacaaccagtccgtcgggaataggtggagaaagccttcctcgacagactctccatctatcctcacgaaaaagaaacggtcaacgtaatccttggcgtgcgaggtgactccatggattacc
This region of Raphanus sativus cultivar WK10039 unplaced genomic scaffold, ASM80110v3 Scaffold3093, whole genome shotgun sequence genomic DNA includes:
- the LOC130506305 gene encoding uncharacterized protein LOC130506305; its protein translation is MPCSWNSFTLDRIRGAVALHRSRGGTRPCVNDGSYVFAPSRRRRRSRKDKGIAFEASSGNGELPRYDPDFTTENQGVPPPGDFFDELPPAFSRDESLDNEERDKVTAEGARLVNEAVRVWNASIDGSFRTARLARFKAEETEREFAKYRLEVEEQKRRQAEVQARALVRAERSGRRRAAAELNRRAEIFSTEFEAYKEAQDFVGDFRECRGSVGTLHKMQREGFSLSGELAAMDGSMRICANAESFVPPIEGRIRELWNPIQVSEDTADVGAGLNAGDGGEEVDQPDSSFGISLTDCYAFDYNL